Below is a window of Tolypothrix bouteillei VB521301 DNA.
GCCCTATGTTTAATGCTGCTTTAAGAGAAAGTGTTAAGTGTGGTCTATTGGTCAAAGAGGATGAGGAAATTTGCATTAACCCAGATTTACCAGAAGAGGCTCGAAATCCTCAATTTGGAGACCAATTATTACCAAATACTCTATCTCATCTATTTTTTGCTTCTAATAACGAAGATGAAGAAGATTTTGGTCGAGTTTGCGCTTGGTATTTAGCACAAGATATTTATGATGCACCTGGCACAGAAAAAGAGGTAGAACTGCGTGTTAGCGAGCAAAAAGTTGGCGATTTTTTGAGAATGACAAGCGATCGCCTCTTCGTGCAAATGGATGATTGGATGCGCTATCTGGGTTTTGCTTGGGGTCATGCTTTGAAAGGAAAAACAGTAACAGTTCCCGATCCTACTGTTTACCTTAAGCGTAACATTAAGAATTTATTTAATGAACATCAAGAAATTTTATTGAAAGATTTCATTATTAGCTTAGCGAAAAAATGCCCTCTTTTTGAAACAGGTAAGTTTCGCGAACAAGTTGAAGAAAAGATCGGTCAACGTCAACCTAATTATCTTTCTACAAGTACAGCTTTTGCCTTGTTTAGACTTCAAGATGAGGGATACATAAAACTGGAAAAAAATTCAGATGCAAACTTGATAGTTTTACCAAAAATAAATAACCAAGTCGATTGGGATGGGCAAATTTCTCATATTCTTTTAGGCTCTAAAATGTATGACCTTTAAAAACTTTGTTTGTTGGAAGCTTAACATGGTTCGTAAGGTGATGGAAGTGGAAGCAACTCAACCTCCCAATCATCTATTTTTGGCGACACATCATCCAATAGCTATGTATCGCCAGGACTTAATTAAAGCCTCATCGTTGATGAAATATGATGAAGAGAAATTTCTCAGGGATTTTCTCGCTGAAAGAGATTTTGCCTTTGTACCTGTTTTAGGTGAGACAGGAACAGGTAAATCGCATCTAATTCGTTGGTTAGCTGCTAATATTAAGTCTACAAATCAACGTCAAGTTTTGCTAATACCTAGAATTGGTACTAATCTTAAAGATATCATCGAAAAAATTATTAATATTTCGGGTATTGAGACAGAAAAGCTTAATGAATATCGTCAACGACTAAATCAATCAAGTAAGACATTAACAGAGGCTCAAGCTCGCGAACATCTTTTGAATAATTTAGCTATTCAAGTAGGAGCAAACGGAAATCCTTCGGATGCTAATCTTTCTAATCAAGAACTTCAAGATTATCTTATACAAGAATTACCTGCTCTCCTCTACGATCATTTTTTCCGACAACATTTGTTAAAAGACGGAGGGATTATACATCGGTTGGTTACTCATACGCTTGGGTATCAAGATAAGATTGAAGATATTAACGAGCGGCGTGAATTTTCCATTGGAGATTTACCTCTCAATATTTTGGATATTCAAAAAGCAGGAAAAAAGGCACGAGATTTTTATTCTTTATTAATAAATAATGAAGAAATCCAAAAAGAAACTGTCAATTGGATAAACATTCATTTAAATGAAGCCATTACTCAATTTTTGA
It encodes the following:
- the dpdG gene encoding protein DpdG translates to MSVLKTSLANPSRIRGIFRYLLHTKGQREKKEVLERLLSPDKLVEDKSTPRPMFNAALRESVKCGLLVKEDEEICINPDLPEEARNPQFGDQLLPNTLSHLFFASNNEDEEDFGRVCAWYLAQDIYDAPGTEKEVELRVSEQKVGDFLRMTSDRLFVQMDDWMRYLGFAWGHALKGKTVTVPDPTVYLKRNIKNLFNEHQEILLKDFIISLAKKCPLFETGKFREQVEEKIGQRQPNYLSTSTAFALFRLQDEGYIKLEKNSDANLIVLPKINNQVDWDGQISHILLGSKMYDL